The genomic window tttaaactttcatgcagagagggaaatcacaactaagtcaattgaccaaaagtgtatttattaaacagttattaagcagtggcacaaacattcatgtcatttcaaaacagaacgtgaaagattgtcagaaacgtttttaaaacaagctattagtgcacttttgtgcatgatgtcactaagatgacatatcaaaacaacactaaattaaagttctCTTTTtgaacagaacaccactacaatagtttaaaacaaataaagtgcacctttgtgcatgatgtcacacaagatatttcaataactgtgaaataaaaatgagctacataataggaaatcaaatagtgtatgtcctttgctatgtggtaggttcctgcgtacACTATCTTCTTCTGGTGTTGACTATTTTGTTTTCATACggcgttgatctggaaatggttgcctcggcattttgttggtatggcaccgaatggagatgttgacatgccgaGTTTCAAGCTCCCTTCATTCTCTTGCAGGTGACGTTTcaaatgctacatattagcagtaatgctactttttgtatcagcacttttccccccacacttgacaaattgcggttgtctgttcgacatcttcccgcttgaaaccaaaccaccgccagacgatggaccccatgcggtttttcttgggaattaattcttccttcatttgttaccagattagcaccttttttctctcgtattagcactcgcaccacagctaacgttacccatgccgctacctctctgctccgcgacgtatgtaagaaggtgcgcttgttttatgtctctgtgagaagcagagacaagacaGTGAGAAGAGTCGGTAGTGTTATGCCCGCAGCGAAAAGCAACTGCgcgagaacatatactcgaatatcacgatatagtcattttctatatcgagtatatcgagtatatcaatatatcgcccggccctaattCATTATGATTCCTTTATTGAtacttgggggaaattcagcaccacggttcgctcacaataaacaataaacacttaggtatttgtttacatgtaaatattataaatacagtctattatacagcattgttcaccAAGGTGTGGATCAAGATGATCACACCCGCAGTAAAGTGAAAAACACCGTTAGAAATACTAacttttctttgttttgtttcctcctaaagggttgataaaaaaaaaatgtctgtggCCGAGCCCATCATCCGGTCCAAACAGACCCAGAAAGATGTCAACGGGATTTCCACAGAAGTGGTTTGCACGGAGTTCAGCAACTACATATTCGTGGTCATCACTCAGTACGGTAAGATCGGAACACTGATATCCGTCACGCCCGAGTCCAGGTGCGACGATTATAGCAGCCCCATGTTCTCCACCAAAGTGCTTCTGGGAAAAGATGAGGTAAGAGTGAGAAATGTTTTGATTTGCtggggttattttttttttttgtattaattatatatatatatattttttttccagcctTTGACACACGTATGTGGCAAAAACCTGGCATCGTTTGTGTCGCAAGAGGCCGGCAACAAGCCCGTCTTGCTCGGATTGGCGCTTAAGGATTCTTCGGTGGACGCCATTAAGCAAATCAAAGATGTGATCAAAAGTTGTCAGGTGTGGTAGAAATGTAAATAGACAGGagagctgattttttttttttttttaatagaaaaataaatcccttttactgtaccgaaatcaaaaatactttattaatccccaaaggggaaattaaaattttcagcacaatcccattcaagatcagccaaaaattacagggagacagaacaggatcgaacattacagcagtgaagtgaagtgaagtgagttatatttatatagcgcttttctcaagtgactcaaagcgctttacatagtgaaacccaatatctaagttacatttaaaccagtgtgggtggcactgggagcaggtgggtaaagtgtcttgcccaaagacacaacggcagtaactaggatggcacaagcgggaatcgaacctgcaaccctcaagttgttgacacggcctctctaccaatcgagctaagccgccccatagtggatctaacataatagtgtacaagtccagtccatagtggatctaacattatattgtgagagtctagtccatagtggatctaacattatattgtgagagtctagtccatagtggatctaacataatagtgtgagagtccagtccatagtggatctaacataatagtgaaagtccagtccatagtggatctaacataatagtgagagtccagtacatagtggatccaacataatagtgttattcatcctctgctcaaaagacgtAACCTCGATcccgacctcatggtaaactaccggcccgtgtcccaccttcccttcatctcgaaaatccttgaaaaaattgttgcacagcagttaaatgaacacttaacacacctacacacatgtatatataacaatACCAATTAgataaatacacaaacacacatatatcaaCATACAAATCCATTCGTAAGCATTTCAATGTTACCTTCAGTATGGGTGCCCAGCTGAGAGCTGAAGAGCTCATGAAGACCATACCGACACGGGACACGGTGGCCGGGGAGGCGTTCTCGATGTTGTGGACCTCAAACACCAGCTTGCAGGCCGGCGACATGGTGATACGGTCGCCGTTGGCCAGTGTGAGGGTCTTGTTGTCGTCCAGCACGGAGTTGAGGTTTTCTCCCCTTTCTTCCCTTTGAGGTCCCCAACCTTTtagtagctgcggaccggtcatgAAAACGGGAGTTTTCTTtgggtcggtgcactaattgtaagtgtatcttgtatttttttatgttgatttaatttaagaaaacaaatattaataaaaaattattccgcggcccTGTACCAATcgaggccgcggcccgg from Nerophis ophidion isolate RoL-2023_Sa linkage group LG07, RoL_Noph_v1.0, whole genome shotgun sequence includes these protein-coding regions:
- the psmg3 gene encoding proteasome assembly chaperone 3, whose protein sequence is MSVAEPIIRSKQTQKDVNGISTEVVCTEFSNYIFVVITQYGKIGTLISVTPESRCDDYSSPMFSTKVLLGKDEPLTHVCGKNLASFVSQEAGNKPVLLGLALKDSSVDAIKQIKDVIKSCQVW